The sequence GCTGAAACGCGTTGGCAAACAGCCATTGTAAGCAACTAAAAGATAATGCACCGGGCGGGAGTTTGCCTGGTGCATTATCTTTTAGTATTGCGGTAGTTAACGGTAATACTTTTCCAAATCCCTATCCTCCCCTTTCCATTGCGCAATTTTTGCCAGTGCGTTCACAAGAGGTTCCTGTATAAAACCAGGGATTTCGGGAAGATAAGTGCCGCTATAGCCCAGCAACAGCGCCATATGCCACGGATTCTTCGTGATTTCGCCTTCAAATTGCCCGTCGTTGGCCAGGCCATAAGCGATTCGGATGCTTTTTTCCAACCCTCTTGCCGGCATCGCTTTAACCAAAAGGAGAATTGTAGAATCGGTTGGGTTTGCGAAATAATGTAATGCCCCTTTGTGCGCAACGGCATTACCACCTTCTTTTATTCTGTATTCCTTTCCTCCATTACCTACCAGAGCTGTACCTTTTAAAACAGTAAAATACTCGTCAAAGGATTTATGGTAGTGCCATCCATTTCCGCCATGCGGCTCCACTTCTACCTGAATCAGTTCGTAGGCACCACCCGTTTCGTTGCCGGTTTTAAGAAACGTTGATTTGTAATTGCCATCGCTGTTAATGATGGTACGATCGCTACGATTGCCAACACTCATATCAAGCGGGGGCAGAAAAAAGGCAAATCCGCTAAGTGCCAGAAAGAGAAAAATGAGCAGAAACAAAGGCAGGCCAACCATTGTGTAGAGTAGTCTGACCCAAAGGCGGTGATTACCTTTCCAGATACGAACTACGCCAATTGGGTAAAATACAAGAGAGGTCCATTTCCATAAGCGAACTTTATTAGCCGCTGGTTCAAATATAGTGTTCATGTTGTCCATTTATGTTGTTTTTTGTATTGCAAATTTTCACCTTAAGTCGGCGATACTGTTAAGGATAAACGGATTTTGGTTGCGGCAAAATGGATAAAA comes from Spirosoma aureum and encodes:
- a CDS encoding cupin domain-containing protein, whose amino-acid sequence is MNTIFEPAANKVRLWKWTSLVFYPIGVVRIWKGNHRLWVRLLYTMVGLPLFLLIFLFLALSGFAFFLPPLDMSVGNRSDRTIINSDGNYKSTFLKTGNETGGAYELIQVEVEPHGGNGWHYHKSFDEYFTVLKGTALVGNGGKEYRIKEGGNAVAHKGALHYFANPTDSTILLLVKAMPARGLEKSIRIAYGLANDGQFEGEITKNPWHMALLLGYSGTYLPEIPGFIQEPLVNALAKIAQWKGEDRDLEKYYR